From the genome of Ancylothrix sp. D3o:
CTCAGCAACATCCACAACACGCGCCCGGAAAATTTGCGCTAACTCCACAATTTCCGAACGAGTTGCACTATTTGCATTCACCTTTAATAACATCAACTCCCGCTCAACACAAGGAGTCTCCGTAATATCTTGAACCTTCAAAACATTAATCAACTTATAAAGCTGCTTTGTAAGCTGCTCAATCACGCGGTCATCTCCCGGCACCACCATCGTAATCCGAGAAACCCCCACCTGTTCCGCCGGCCCCACCGCCAGACTTTCAATATTAAACCCCCGGCGGGCAAACAAACCAGCAATTCG
Proteins encoded in this window:
- the ilvN gene encoding acetolactate synthase small subunit; this translates as MKHTLSVLVEDEAGVLTRIAGLFARRGFNIESLAVGPAEQVGVSRITMVVPGDDRVIEQLTKQLYKLINVLKVQDITETPCVERELMLLKVNANSATRSEIVELAQIFRARVVDVAEESLTLEVVGDPGKMVAIVQVLNKFGIREIARTGKIALTRESGVNTEFLKSLEAKIV